From a region of the Phragmites australis chromosome 21, lpPhrAust1.1, whole genome shotgun sequence genome:
- the LOC133903121 gene encoding uncharacterized protein LOC133903121: protein MASLLGLYGGGGRRKIHARSGSGAGAWRSVLENHSLSLFIALYLALVFAPFAPATASSSRRVMSSCHEKLLFRLDLPSLEQLFMCLQRPNGLLHCHRVDSAAPVRKLLRRLRSMLTNSAARPRRSAVRFGYDPQSYSQNFDDGLGSSGF from the exons ATGGCGTCTCTTCTGGGCCtgtacggcggcggcggccggaggaAAATCCACGCGAGGAGTGGCAGTGGCGCCGGGGCGTGGCGGTCGGTGTTGGAGAATCACTCCCTCTCCTTAT TTATAGCATTGtatcttgctcttgtctttgCGCCCTTCGCCCCGGCCACGGCCTCGTCCTCGCGACGAGTCATGTCCTCTTGCCATGAGAAGTTGCTCTTCCGTTTGGACCTCCCGTCCCTTGAGCAGCTCTTCATGTGCCTTCAACGACCCAATGGCCTCCTCCATTGCCATAGAGTTGAT TCGGCGGCGCCGGTGAGGAAGTTGCTAAGGAGGCTGAGGTCCATGTTGACGAACAGCGCGGCGCGGCCGAGGCGAAGCGCGGTGAGGTTCGGGTACGACCCGCAGAGCTACTCCCAGAACTTCGACGACGGCCTTGGCTCCTCCGGCTTTTAG